Proteins from a genomic interval of Longimicrobium terrae:
- a CDS encoding SDR family NAD(P)-dependent oxidoreductase: MTDKKIWFITGAGRGMGTDFVRAALAAGHAVVATGRNPDAVARAVGASDDLLVVKLDVTRLADAEAAVSAAVERFGRIDVLVNNAANFQAGYFEELTPEQVERQLATSLIGPMNVTRAVLPVMRGQRSGHIVSISSTAGLAGFEFCTAYSASKFGMEGWMQALEVEVAPFGIHTTVVNPGFFRTELLTPESTVYAEATIADYAERTAAQQAFWKSQNGKQGGDPVKLAAALIAIMSEAQPPRRFLAGADAVATAEQVVPDLQAQIDAYRELSSSLAFDDGSAASGS, from the coding sequence ATGACGGACAAGAAGATCTGGTTCATCACCGGCGCGGGGCGCGGGATGGGCACCGATTTCGTGCGGGCCGCGCTGGCCGCCGGACACGCGGTCGTGGCCACCGGCCGGAACCCCGATGCCGTAGCGCGGGCCGTCGGCGCGTCGGACGACCTGCTGGTCGTGAAGCTGGATGTCACCCGTCTCGCGGATGCCGAGGCGGCGGTGAGTGCGGCGGTGGAGCGGTTCGGGCGCATCGACGTGCTGGTGAACAACGCGGCGAACTTTCAGGCGGGCTACTTCGAGGAACTTACGCCGGAGCAGGTGGAGCGGCAGCTTGCGACCAGCCTCATCGGCCCCATGAACGTCACGCGCGCCGTTCTGCCGGTCATGCGCGGGCAGCGGTCGGGGCACATCGTCTCGATCTCGTCGACGGCGGGGCTGGCGGGCTTCGAGTTCTGCACCGCCTACTCCGCCTCCAAGTTCGGGATGGAGGGATGGATGCAGGCGCTGGAGGTGGAGGTCGCGCCGTTCGGCATCCACACGACCGTCGTCAATCCGGGTTTCTTCCGCACGGAACTCCTCACGCCGGAGTCCACGGTCTACGCGGAGGCCACGATCGCGGACTACGCGGAGCGCACCGCGGCGCAGCAGGCGTTCTGGAAGTCGCAGAATGGAAAGCAGGGCGGCGATCCGGTAAAGCTGGCCGCGGCGCTGATCGCGATCATGAGCGAGGCGCAGCCCCCGCGCCGCTTTCTCGCCGGCGCCGACGCGGTCGCCACCGCGGAGCAGGTGGTCCCCGATCTGCAGGCTCAGATCGATGCGTATCGCGAACTCTCGTCATCGCTTGCGTTTGATGACGGTTCAGCCGCAAGCGGGAGCTAA